The window TCTGTACGGTTACAACCGTCTGCCAGTTCGTTACCCGCAAGCTCGTCTGGCACCGCAGGCCAAGGCTGAAGCACGGAGCGATCTGCCTGAACTGCGTCGTCTGCTGGTAGCCCGTGGTTATCAGGAAGCGATCACCTACAGCTTCATCGATCCAAAACAGTTTGAACTGTTTAATCCAGGTGTCGAGCCACTGTTGTTGGCCAACCCGATTTCGAACGACATGGCCGCCATGCGCTCATCTTTGTGGCCAGGCCTGGTCAAGGCGCTTCAGCACAACCTGAACCGTCAACAGGATCGCGTGCGCCTGTTCGAAAGCGGCCTGCGTTTCGTCGGTCAGCTGGAAGGCCTGAAGCAAGAGCCGATGCTGGCAGGTGTTGTTTGCGGTAGTCGTTTGCCGGAAGGTTGGGCGCAAGGTCGCGATGTAGTGGACTTCTTCGACGTCAAAGCCGATGTGGAAGCGGTGCTGGGCTTTGCCGGGGCGCTTGATTCGTTCACTTTCGTACCAGGTAAACACCCTGCGTTGCACCCGGGTCAAACCGCTCGTATTGAGCGTGAAGGTCGTTTGGTCGGTTTTGTCGGCGCTATCCATCCCGAATTGTCTAAAACCCTCGGTCTTGACCGCCCAATCTTCGCCTTCGAGCTCGTTCTTGCGGAAGTGGCATTGGGTAAAATGCCTAAATTCCAGGAGTTATCGCGCTTTCCTGAAGTGCGTCGTGATCTTGCACTGATCGCCGAAAAAGACGTCGCAGCCAGTGCAGTACTGGACGTAATCCGTGAAAATGCAGGGGAATGGCTGACGGACCTCAGGCTATTTGACGTATATCAGGGTAAAGGCATTGATCCTGATAGAAAAAGCCTTGCAGTCGGCTTGACCTGGCAGCATCCATCGCGCACTCTTAATGACGATGAGGTGAATACCACGACGCAAAACATCCTCACCTCGCTCGAACAAAGGTTGAACGCCACGTTAAGGAAGTGACGTATGGGGGCTCTGACGAAAGCTGAGATGGCGGAACGTCTGTATGAAGAGTTGGGCCTGAATAAACGGGAGGCCAAGGAATTGGTCGAACTGTTTTTTGAAGAAATCAGGCACGCTCTTGAAGACAACGAACAAGTCAAATTGTCCGGTTTCGGCAATTTCGACCTTCGGGACAAACGCCAGCGGCCTGGCCGCAATCCGAAAACGGGTGAAGAAATCCCGATCACGGCTCGCCGTGTGGTCACCTTTCGTCCAGGGCAGAAGTTGAAGGCCCGAGTTGAGGCTTATGCTGGAACCAAGTCATAACGACGAACTACCCGTCATCCCAGGTAAACGCTACTTCACCATTGGTGAAGTCAGCGAGCTGTGTGCGGTAAAACCACACGTGCTGCGCTACTGGGAGCAGGAGTTTCCTCAACTCAACCCCGTCAAACGCCGCGGAAACCGCCGGTATTATCAGCGACAAGACGTGCTGATGATCCGGCAGATCCGCGCGCTTCTTTACGATCAGGGGTTCACCATCGGCGGCGCACGCTTGCGTTTATCCGGCGATGAAGCCAAAGATGACACGACCCAATACAAGCAAATGATCCGCCAGATGATTGCCGAGCTGGAAGATGTTCTGGTGGTACTCAAGAAATAAATTCCTGCTTTTAAATACTTCCAGTTTTCAAAAGCTTGCGATATATTCTTGAGCGTTCTTCGAGAAGAGGAACGGATTTAACGCCTAGTCGGGGCGTAGCGCAGTCCGGTAGCGCACTAGCATGGGGTGCTAGGGGTCGAGTGTTCGAATCACTCCGTCCCGACCATATAATTCAGTGTCTTAGGCCAGTGTTCACAGCACTGGCCTTTTTCATGTGCGTGACTTTTGCGTGACTTCTCTAATTTTCACGCCTGCTTCCTCTTCAGAATTGTCAGTACCGGTCCACGCGAATCGGTTGCTGAGACCATGTTCGCAGCTTCAATCAGATGCCCGAGCTCAGCACCCGAGTAGTGACTGGTGATGCTGCCGTTCTTGTGGCCAAGAAGAGCCTTGCGGTCTTCCTCGGTTACTCCAGCTGCGCGCAGCCGACGGCCAAATGTGTGTTTGAGGTCATGGATCCTTATGGATGCATAACCTGGGTGAGCGGGGCGAAGGTTTTCCTCCTGCCAGAGTTTCGCCGCTCTCACCCGCGCCTTCTTCCAAGCCGTGTCATTCATTCGATGCATCGCGGTGCCGTTGTAAGGGAAAACCCATTCCTTGCTCACACCGCGTTGTTTCTCGATGATGGACTTAGCCACGTTGTTGAGCACGACCAGCCGCTCGTCACCGTTCTTCACTCCAGCCCGTTCGTGTCTGCCGCCAAAATCAGCCGGAATCAGAAACACGCTGGTCCCGAGCTCCGGCACCGAAATTTCCCAATCCCATCGCAGTTTGCAAACCTCCTGCTCCCGGGTGCCGGTGTTCACCTTGAACAACGCCATTGTTTGCAGGTGGGCCGGCAGTTCCGCAAATAGAATCGACTGCTCCGGCCACGACATCGGGTACGGCTTGCGGCTCGACTTCTTCTCTTCCAGCTTCGTGAGCATCGGCACGCTATCTAGCCACGGCCTGCGCTCATCATCTCGCCACTTCCTGGCACACAACGACAAAACCCGAACCACACGCTCGATCGAGATATTCACCGTCCTGTTGCTGACACCTTTCTTTACCTTGCCGCCCTCAAGCTTCTTTGTCGCCAGCCTGTCCTTGATGAACGGCGCTAAGGCCTGGTCATCAATGTGGGTCAGCGGTATATCGCCTATGAACGGGTCCAATTGAGAAAGGTGGTGAGCTGAAAGCTTGATTGAAGGTTGATCCTTGAACTCCAGCAGGAAGCGTGTTGCCGCCTCCCGCCAGATCCTGACCTTCTTTACGCCGTACACCTTCTGTTGCCGGATCTGCTCCAGCCGGTAGATCAGGTAGCGCTCCGCTTCTTCCCGGTCACCAGTTCCAGTGCTTTCGTAAAGTCGTTCTCCATTGATTTTCTTGTCGATATGCCAGATGCCTTTCCTCTCGGAGAGGCCTGTGATCGATTTTCGCGCCATGATTTATCTCCTTTCTGGCGCTCGCTGCGGGGCGATTGTTGCTCCGAAGCGCCATTTTTATCAATTGCCTTTGCTGCGACATAGGCCGTAGCCCAGTCGTCGAGCTCTTCCCGGTCGAAGCCAACACCGCGCTCGCCGATCGGGAACTCGCTGACATAGGGGCGGACTGTTTTGTCGAACTCAGCGCGACACATGCCCAGATAGATGGGCGCGGCACCGGCACGGATGAAGCGGGGAAGGATGTTTTCGCGCCGGGGCCGGAAGGGCGCCTGCGCCAGTTCTGCAGACATAAGTGCTCCATGCCGCGCGTGGCGGCAGAGGGTGGGAATGGGTTACGCCGCTCGCTTGCCGTCGGCGTCGAGCTTGTAATAGTTGCGGCAGTTGCAGCGCGGGCAGACCAGATCGCGAGCACCGCTGAGCCATTTGCTCGGCACGCATACGCGTTCGCTGTGCAGGTGCTTGTTCCGGCAGCGAGTGCACTGCACTTTCTGTTCTTCAGACATAGGGATTCCTCGCCCGCCGTTCACCGGCAGGCTGGTAGGTGGAAGAGGGGTTAGGCTGCTGTTTTGGAGGCCAGCTCGCAGTCAGCGGCCAGTTTCAAAAGGTTGAGGGTTGTCGGCCTGAAGCTTCCGGTGTCCGGGTAGCCTTCAAACTCATGCCCTTCAGGGTGCGCCTCGAACGGACCGTGCCAGAACCAGTTCGATTTCCAGTCAGCCCATACGGTGTACGCGTCCAGACCTTCACCCCAATAGTCGGTGCCGCCGCCGACACTCCATACGTGGCTCACACGGGTACGCTGGCTGTACGCAAGCTCACTGGGTTCGTCTTTGTCGATCCAGGCGCGTCGATAGTGACCGGGGTGCAACTGAAACAGGCGCTTGCTCAGCTTCTTCTCGATGCGAGCTTTCATCACCGTGGCCCCTTGTAGATGAGCCAGGCCATGTAGGCGAGGGCATAAACTGGGATGATCATGGCGTTACCCTGGATGCGATGACCTCATCGAGAAGCGCCTGAGGGAGTTTTGCGGCAAACTTCCCCTCCGACCACGACAGTGGCTCAGACTGTCGGATCACCTCGTTTAGCAGGTCGAATGCCGCCACGACCTGCTCATCCCGGATCTCACCGTCTTCCGGCAGGTCATCGCAGAAGACGTCTGACGGGTCAATTTCGCTCGGCATGTTCGGCTCACAGATGCAAAGCTGCAGGCCGGCCAGATCGATATCGTTGTCGATGATGTGGTCGCGCAGGCTGTCTTCATCGAAGAAGTACGTATCTCCATCGAAGATAACCAGTGGCTCGCCGGACCACTCCTTGACGGGCATCGCCGCGAACTTCGCTTGGCGACTTTTCTGATAGCACTGCTTGCACCAACTGCGCACTTCGAAGATTGAGTGATCTGGATTCTTCTCGCAGCGGCGATGAGTAGAGCCGCAATATCGGGCCATATGCTCATCATTACCCCAGAAACGACCATCAGCGCCGACCCAGCCGGTGACGGTTTGAATGCTGGCCGCTTCCGGCGATTCGTACATCACAACCTTTTCTTCAGGCATGACTGTTCCTTTGCCGCTATAGCGGCTATCAAATTCACATGAGGGAGAGGTATCGTTGCCGCCATAAAAAAATGGAGGTGTGATGTGGTCGTACACGGAATTGAATATCAGTTTTGCAACGCATCGAGCGTTGTCGAAGGCCACGATGGCCTTGCACTGGAGTGTTGGCGAGGTGACCGCGGGCCGGTTTTTGAAATCTTTCGAAACGATGAAACACTGCGTTTTGAAGTAACCCTGTTCGAACAGGATGTTCCACTCGAGCTGCTTGAGTACGCCGTCCCAATCGCCCGCGATCGGTTAGGGGATTTTGATCCTCTATAGCGGCTGACTTTGAAGGGGGAGGGATGTAGCTGGTTGTGTGCACATAGAATATGATCGGCACATTTTTAGCTACGGCATGAGGAATGTATGCGTAATAAGCTTGCTTGGGTGGGTACGATATTTACGGCAATTTACTTAGTCGGCTTTACCTGGTTTATTTTTGATCGTTTGCCTCAGCTTCAAACTATGGAGCTAAACAGTGTTGGAGACTTCTTGGCTGGGGCCTTCGGGCCAATAGCTTTTTTCTGGTTGATATTGGGCTTTATGCAGCAGGGAGCAGAGCTTCGTGTTAGCGCTGATGCGCTTCGGATGCAGGCTGATGAGCTCAAGGCTTCAGTACAACAGCAGACAGCACTTGTAGCTGCTCAACAACTTAGTTTAGAAAATCATGAGAGATCGCTGGAACCTTTACTTCAGTTGAAATATACGAACAATCATGAGAACGAAGGCGACTACTATTCGGGGTTTTCACTAACCAATATTGGTAGTTATTGTGAGGGTGTTAATGTTGTTTTGTCTATTGACGGAGTTGATCAGTACCCAATTGGCTTGGAGCCATTATACAATGGCGTGGATCGTGTTTTTCTTTTGCATGATGTGTCTGATGATTATCGTAAGTTGTTTGTTAAGGTTAATTATGTGAAGTTAAGCGGTCGCGCAAATCATCAAAAATTTGAGCTCTATACGTACCATGATGAGGACGGTTCAGGTGTCGGCGTTAAAAAAGTTTCTATCAAAGACACGGAAACCATCACGCAATAGCCGCTCGCGTTGAAATCTCTTTCATCTACAGATCATGGGCATTCACAACCGTCATGCCGAGTCGTTCAGCGATCAGCACTTCGAGGCGGGCGCCCTTTGAATGCTCCCAGCCCGGGAGCGTGGCCACGTTGTCGCAGTCCATCAAGTCGGCGATATCGCGGCGCATGCA of the Pseudomonas frederiksbergensis genome contains:
- the ihfA gene encoding integration host factor subunit alpha; the protein is MGALTKAEMAERLYEELGLNKREAKELVELFFEEIRHALEDNEQVKLSGFGNFDLRDKRQRPGRNPKTGEEIPITARRVVTFRPGQKLKARVEAYAGTKS
- a CDS encoding MerR family transcriptional regulator yields the protein MLEPSHNDELPVIPGKRYFTIGEVSELCAVKPHVLRYWEQEFPQLNPVKRRGNRRYYQRQDVLMIRQIRALLYDQGFTIGGARLRLSGDEAKDDTTQYKQMIRQMIAELEDVLVVLKK
- a CDS encoding tyrosine-type recombinase/integrase; amino-acid sequence: MTGLSERKGIWHIDKKINGERLYESTGTGDREEAERYLIYRLEQIRQQKVYGVKKVRIWREAATRFLLEFKDQPSIKLSAHHLSQLDPFIGDIPLTHIDDQALAPFIKDRLATKKLEGGKVKKGVSNRTVNISIERVVRVLSLCARKWRDDERRPWLDSVPMLTKLEEKKSSRKPYPMSWPEQSILFAELPAHLQTMALFKVNTGTREQEVCKLRWDWEISVPELGTSVFLIPADFGGRHERAGVKNGDERLVVLNNVAKSIIEKQRGVSKEWVFPYNGTAMHRMNDTAWKKARVRAAKLWQEENLRPAHPGYASIRIHDLKHTFGRRLRAAGVTEEDRKALLGHKNGSITSHYSGAELGHLIEAANMVSATDSRGPVLTILKRKQA